A genomic region of Miscanthus floridulus cultivar M001 chromosome 3, ASM1932011v1, whole genome shotgun sequence contains the following coding sequences:
- the LOC136543542 gene encoding probable cellulose synthase A catalytic subunit 8 [UDP-forming] — translation MHARGWWSIYCMPKRPPFKGSAPINLSDRLNQVLRWALGSVEILFSRHCPLWYGYGGRLKFLERFAYINTTIYPLTSIPLLIYCILPAICLLTGKFIIPEISNFAIR, via the exons ATGCACGCACGAGGCTGGTGGTCAATTTACTGCATGCCTAAGCGGCCACCTTTCAAGGGATCTGCTCCCATCAATCTTTCAGATCGTCTGAACCAAGTGCTCCGGTGGGCTCTTGGCTCTGTGGAAATTCTTTTCAGCCGGCATTGCCCCTTATGGTACGGCTATGGAGGACGCCTGAAGTTCTTGGAGAGATTTGCTTACATCAACACCACCATTTACCCGCTCACGTCTATCCCACTTCTCATTTATTGTATTCTGCCTGCCATCTGTCTGCTCACTGGAAAGTTCATCATTCCAGAG ATTAGCAACTTCGCTATTCGCTAG